The genomic DNA TCATACAGGCCATACCAGTGTCAAAAAATGCATAGTTTCTATTTCCGGGCAGCTGGGCATCCAGATCCTCCCGGGTGATGACGGCAATGACTGCGGGGCTCTTCTTTCCCCAGTAATTACCTCCGGCCAGATGTTCTTTTACTATTTTAAGAGTTTCCGGATTATTCAGGACCAGAAAGCGCCAGGGCTGACTGTTAGCACAGCTTGGAGCGAGTGTGGCTGCTTCCAGGACTCTTAACAAAAGTTCTTCGGGTATTTTTTTTTCTGAAAGAGCCCTTAAGGCCCGTCTCTCTTCGATCTCTTTGAGTATCATATCATCTCCTATGTTTATATCTCATGATCTCCTGATGTGTCTCAATTCTTCTTTCAAAGGACTGGAAATCTCTAGCGTCAGAGTCTATCCATAGAATCTCTGCAAGAGCACAGGCCCTGGGAAATGCCATATATTCGACATGAGCATAGTCTTTCATGTATTCAGTCCAGAGCTGCCCCTGAGAACCCA from Oceanispirochaeta sp. M1 includes the following:
- a CDS encoding nitroreductase family protein, which codes for MILKEIEERRALRALSEKKIPEELLLRVLEAATLAPSCANSQPWRFLVLNNPETLKIVKEHLAGGNYWGKKSPAVIAVITREDLDAQLPGNRNYAFFDTGMACMNLQLQAHKEGLISHPIAGFRAIELREALAISDDYTLLTLIILAYPGGEEELSEKHLIQEKSPRLRKPFSEVVFFNNWEN